Proteins encoded within one genomic window of Ideonella dechloratans:
- a CDS encoding FliO/MopB family protein: MTSSLWPLLAFLLVVALIPLALWLMRRSGIAGTGQPGLMRTVSSLALSPSQKVVVVELGQGTGAKWLVLGVSAERITALHTLDTPLSLPTGELAQPQAVTVQQLIQRWRQPRQGGSGGVGGLGGQDGQH; this comes from the coding sequence ATGACCTCTTCCCTCTGGCCGCTGCTGGCCTTTCTGCTGGTGGTGGCGCTGATCCCGCTGGCCCTGTGGCTGATGCGCCGCAGCGGCATCGCCGGCACCGGCCAGCCCGGGCTGATGCGCACCGTCTCCAGCCTGGCCCTGTCGCCCTCGCAGAAGGTGGTGGTGGTGGAGCTGGGGCAGGGCACCGGCGCCAAGTGGCTGGTGCTGGGCGTGAGCGCCGAGCGCATCACCGCCCTGCACACGCTGGACACCCCGCTGAGCCTGCCCACCGGCGAACTGGCCCAGCCCCAGGCGGTCACCGTGCAGCAGCTGATCCAGCGCTGGCGCCAGCCGCGTCAGGGCGGCTCGGGCGGCGTGGGTGGTCTGGGAGGCCAAGATGGCCAGCACTGA